From Trichoplusia ni isolate ovarian cell line Hi5 chromosome 20, tn1, whole genome shotgun sequence, a single genomic window includes:
- the LOC113503811 gene encoding endothelin-converting enzyme 2-like, which yields MNAWSGQEGDVMGPTVTRTGSAKPNTPPLKNGNDLRESGYLIAVGSRTSRFRRKYKKRLPFFVIIIIFLLLLIAFIIITILYALAVHKKPVKLCKSTECLRSAANLALSMDPSANPCDNFYQYACGNWGSDHPRPDTYRSYDWFRDKQTKVYTIVRDFLNRNTSNQPKAVQQAKEMYVGCMDTETLNKRGLKPVIAVLESLGLPPYPTYINITEDFDYSTYTFDWLETVIKIKTQIGMDVLIGFDIYTDPKNSSVYRMVMGSPETTNPFPSTHTERKRHNGRKSQNILKRFIKETSSIYHVNRRNDKSDDDEEDEKIAQVHKIFYAELMKLFVLESEDIAKLTEVDLDKNLIEAASEYYTMSNDLYELETDNSTEADEEDYGNTPEYTVDEIQTHTDSIVELNNGTATPIWRRYLEGLFSVSTTELDFEKDKILIADSDLKYMSLMETYVSRIPPVVMELYIWVKVAEVMSVHTTTELRDLFQRAYEQTHSHSQPTPRSLQCANAVNDMLGMAVSYGIADPHFFNVTKPKIITMIEELKDALAHLVGEAKWMDDNTKVATYQKIINMKTLIGFPDWLLEDGKLEDYYDGIDVDPKKHLENMININQVKTKKVLNRFRDGNNFTWATDPTEVNAYHTFQENTITVPMVMLQHPFFDLGLDSLNYGSLGTVLGHEITHGFDNFGRLFDKNGNMLPWWSNSTIDSYVNMTQCFIDQYSGYYIPELDDHVDGKKTLGENIADNGGMREALAALKHHLKKRGPEPKLPGFEHFTSEQLFFLSYGNLWCDVSTKESLKSDLEDEHSPQKFRARGALQNSQEFAKAWRCPPGSNMNPTKRCIIF from the exons atgaatgccTGGTCAGGCCAAGAGGGGGATGTTATGGGACCCACTGTCACAC GTACGGGCAGTGCCAAGCCCAATACTCCACCTCTGAAGAACGGCAATGATTTGAGAGAGTCCGGTTATCTGATAGCAGTTGGTTCCAGAACTTCCAG GTTCAGAAGAAAATACAAGAAAAGATTGCCGTTTTTCGTCATTATCATCATATTTCTACTGTTACTGatagcttttataataattactattttat ATGCCCTAGCAGTACATAAGAAACCAGTGAAACTCTGCAAGAGCACCGAATGTCTGCGCTCAGCGGCGAACCTCGCTCTCTCAATGGACCCCAGTGCGAATCCTTGTGATAACTTTTATCAG TACGCGTGTGGCAACTGGGGCTCCGACCACCCGAGACCGGACACGTATCGCTCTTACGACTGGTTTCGGGACAAGCAGACCAAGGTGTACACGATAGTGAGGGACTTCCTCAACAGGAATACGAGCAACCAGCCGAAGGCTGTGCAGCAGGCTAAAGAGATGTATGTCGGATGTATGGATACCG AAACATTAAACAAACGCGGACTTAAACCAGTAATCGCCGTGTTAGAGTCCCTCGGCCTTCCTCCATACCCGACCTACATCAATATCACTGAAGACTTCGACTACTCCACATATACCTTCGATTGGTTGGAAACTGTCATCAAGATCAAGACTCAGATCGGTATGGACGTGCTCATAGGGTTTGATATATACACCGATCCAAAGAATTCATCGGTGTATAGAATGGTTATGGGTTCGCCTGAGACAACTAATCCATTTCCAAG cacTCACACGGAAAGAAAACGCCACAATGGCAGAAAATCCCAAAACATCCTAAAACGTTTCATAAAAGAAACGTCAAGTATCTATCACGTAAATCGACGAAATGACAAATCCGATGACGATGAAGAAGATGAGAAAATAGCAcaagtacataaaatattttacgcaGAACTTATGAAACTGTTCGTTTTAGAATCTGAAGACATTGCTAAACTTACTGAAGTTGATCTAGATAAGAATTTGATTGAGGCTGCTTCTGAATATTATACCATGAGCAACGACCTTTATGAG TTAGAAACAGACAACTCAACAGAGGCAGATGAAGAAGATTACGGCAACACACCAGAATATACCGTAGACGAAATTCAAACTCACACAGATTCAATTGTTGAACTAAACAATGGTACAGCTACGCCTATATGGAGAAGGTATTTAGAAGGATTGTTCAGTGTTAGTACCACTGAACTGGACTTCGAAAAGGATAAGATTCTGATTGCTGATAGTGATTTGAAATACATGTCGTTGATGGAAACTTACGTTTCGAGGATTCCGCCCGTAGTCATGGAACTTTATATCTGGGTGAAG gtAGCAGAAGTTATGTCAGTTCACACCACTACGGAACTTCGCGACTTATTCCAACGGGCATACGAACAGACTCACTCACACAGTCAGCCGACCCCGCGCAGCCTGCAGTGCGCTAACGCTGTCAACGACATGCTCGGCATGGCCGTGTCCTACGGCATCGCTGATCCACACTTCTTTAATGTTACTAAACCAAAG ATAATAACAATGATTGAAGAACTAAAAGATGCTTTAGCTCATCTTGTTGGCGAAGCCAAATGGATGGATGACAACACGAAAGTGGCGACATACCAGAAAATCATAAACATGAAGACACTCATTGGCTTCCCAGACTGGCTCCTTGAAGATGGGAAACTAGAAGATTATTATGACGGAATAGATGTAGATCCTAAGAAACATTTGGAGAACATGATAAACATAAACCAAgttaaaacaaagaaagtacTCAATAGGTTTAGAGATGGAAATAACTTTACTTGGGCGACGGATCCCACTGAGGTGAATGCGTATCATACGTTTCAGGAAAATACTATAA CTGTCCCTATGGTGATGTTACAACATCCCTTCTTTGATTTAGGACTTGA TTCACTTAACTACGGATCACTGGGCACCGTTCTCGGACACGAAATCACTCACGGTTTTGACAATTTtg GTCGTCTGTTTGACAAGAACGGAAACATGCTGCCGTGGTGGTCCAACAGCACTATAGACTCATATGTCAACATGACGCAGTGCTTCATAGACCAGTACTCTGGATACTATATACCTGAGCTGGATGACCAT GTAGATGGAAAAAAGACTCTTGGAGAGAACATAGCTGATAATGGCGGTATGAGAGAGGCACTCGCGGCTCTGAAGCATCACTTGAAGAAACGTGGACCAGAACCGAAGTTGCCTGGTTTTGAACATTTCACATCCGAACAACTGTTCTTTTTGTCTTACGGGAAT TTATGGTGTGACGTGTCAACCAAAGAGTCTTTGAAATCAGATCTGGAGGACGAGCACTCCCCTCAAAAGTTCAGAGCGCGAGGGGCACTACAGAACAGCCAGGAGTTTGCCAAGGCGTGGCGCTGCCCCCCGGGGTCCAATATGAACCCTACTAAACGATGCATCATATTCTAA
- the LOC113503970 gene encoding skin secretory protein xP2-like yields MAFGESFVRWGQSAKTLFKDLAKRPVDTSRDQTKLLVLTHIIFILLQVLLSASSLSSTKEIAEKSKVSKLLATQGIKDEAVSDKGVKRHIPSYGYGGHSIGFSSPAIGIGHSVGLGHSIGLGHIGVTGAGIGIGSGVALGGGIGVGPAVAIGGGGGVAVGGPAVAVGGPAVAAAPVAVAAAPVAVAPAVQTSVNIEPNPVILRQEVPRYITRTITRDVQVPVQVPVPVPVDRQVPYPVRVPVPVAVDRPVPYPVVQKVPVEVTRQVPVYYERKVPYPVKVPVSVPVPYPVTVEKHVPVDRPVYIDRQVPVPHPVYVDRPVNVPVPVQVDRPVPVPQPVVVDRPVPVPQPVVVERRVAVPAVAAVQAVSAGPVASVALGGGSVIGGGIGGGVISGGVIGGGYGGGYGGGYSSGYGVSSGYTGGFSKTISYNSIGHH; encoded by the exons atggCGTTCGGGGAATCTTTTGTGCGTTGGGGGcagagtgccaaaacgctttttaaagatcTTGCAAAGCGTCCTGTTGACACTTCCCGTGACCAAACCAAACTGTTGG TGTTaactcatattatttttatcttattacaGGTGCTGCTTTCAGCAAGCAGCCTATCATCAACAAAAGAGATCGCAGAAAAATCAAAAGTATCTAAACTCCTTGCCACCCAGGGGATCAAAGATGAAGCCGTTTCAGACAAAGGCGTAAAAAGGCACATTCCGTCATACGGCTACGGAGGCCACTCCATCGGGTTCTCCAGCCCCGCCATAGGAATAGGCCACTCTGTGGGTCTCGGACACTCCATCGGGCTCGGACACATTGGTGTAACTGGGGCCGGTATTGGGATTGGCTCCGGTGTCGCTTTAGGCGGAGGGATTGGAGTGGGCCCGGCTGTAGCTATCGGAGGAGGCGGTGGTGTGGCAGTAGGTGGTCCGGCAGTCGCCGTCGGTGGTCCAGCAGTAGCAGCCGCTCCAGTCGCAGTGGCTGCTGCCCCCGTCGCTGTAGCGCCAGCAGTACAAACATCAGTAAACATAGAACCCAACCCAGTCATACTGCGTCAAGAGGTACCTCGCTACATAACAAGAACAATCACACGCGATGTCCAAGTTCCCGTCCAAGTACCGGTCCCAGTACCCGTTGATCGTCAAGTGCCATACCCAGTAAGAGTCCCCGTTCCCGTCGCCGTGGACAGGCCAGTTCCTTACCCAGTCGTACAAAAAGTCCCAGTGGAGGTAACAAGGCAAGTGCCTGTGTATTACGAGAGAAAAGTGCCATATCCAGTGAAGGTGCCCGTTTCTGTACCTGTACCATACCCCGTCACTGTTGAGAAGCACGTGCCTGTAGACAGGCCTGTGTACATCGATCGTCAGGTGCCTGTACCTCACCCAGTGTACGTTGACCGTCCTGTCAATGTGCCGGTCCCAGTTCAGGTAGACCGACCAGTTCCAGTGCCACAGCCTGTGGTAGTAGACAGGCCGGTGCCGGTTCCTCAGCCTGTTGTCGTTGAGAGGAGAGTGGCAGTGCCTGCTGTGGCTGCTGTCCAGGCCGTGTCGGCTGGTCCCGTAGCGTCGGTGGCTCTGGGCGGTGGTTCTGTTATTGGCGGCGGTATCGGCGGAGGAGTCATAAGCGGTGGTGTGATCGGTGGAGGCTATGGCGGTGGCTACGGCGGTGGCTACTCCAGCGGTTACGGCGTGTCGTCTGGATACACGGGAGGCTTCTCTAAGACCATCTCATACAATTCTATTGGTCACCATTAA